The Orcinus orca chromosome 21, mOrcOrc1.1, whole genome shotgun sequence genomic interval CGGAAGGCCAGGAGCAGTCGGCAGCCTCACAGGAGCAGCCGAGCCAGGACGCGAAGCCAGACGGTCCCAAAAGAAGACCGAGTGAGGGGCTCGAGCTCTGGCGAGGACCGCTCAAGAAAAGCCCCGAGCCTCTGAAGTGTGGGCTGCCAGAAAGCCACGACAGGCTGCCCCGTCGCTACAGTGAAGGTCGCTACAGCGATGGGGACAGGGCCCTCCTGCGGGGCTGCAGCGAGAGCAGCGAGGAGGAGGGGGAGCCCGAGAGCCCGCGGTCCAGCTCGCCCCCGGTCCTCACCAAGCCCACGCTGAAGCGGAAGGTGGGGCCCGTCTCTGTGCTGTCCTGGAGTTAACCCATAGTGTGTTAGCCTTTCAGCTTCAAGCCTCAGTATGTTGCAGCATGTGATGTTCCCagtgagcatttgaaatgtgcaCATGACTTCTTTGGTTCGTGGGAGTTCACTTAGAAGTCACAAACTTATTTAAGGGCTGACAGACTGTTTTCAGCTTGCTAGTTTGATTTCAAAGTATGACTtttcagggatttaaaaaaaacatacagggacttccctggtggtccagtggttaagatgctgcgcttccactgcagggggcacgggtttggtccgtggttggggaactaagatcccgcatgccacgtagTGTggccaaacagaaacaaaacgtACAGATTAGAAATGTTTCTattagaaaaggagaggaaaccaCTACACAGTTCGATGGAAAGTGGGCGTAACGGTGCCCTGCATTGCGATGCTCGGAGTGAAGCCATTCTTCTCACCCCTGGTGGTACTGTCTCTCCTGTCCTCTGTCCTCCCTTCTCGCTCTCCTCTCCAACCCTCCAGTGGTTTGACTtaactttgttttaaaagtattttctaaaCTACATTTCATCATCTTGCAAAGGTTGAATGATAGCCAGATCGTTAGTAAACACTGTGTGATGATGACAATGAATTCTGTTAATCTGTATACCAGAAATCTCCCAGGCTATGGGGTGAACTTTAAACATTGCTGCAGACCAGCCAGACTGAAGTGTGTCAGCTCTGGATGAGCCATTCTGTGCTAGTGAGGTGACAGCTTTCATCCAGAGCAATAAAATCATTCTTTTCCTTAGcagaacctttaaaaaaaaaaagaagatagggcTGTTTATTAAAGAATGAGCTTTccattttagaagagttttagatttacaaattTATTGCAAAGAAAGTACAAAGAGTTCCTATAttccccagtttcccctattattaacctTTTACCTtggtatggtacatttgtcacagtGAACCAGTACTGATGCCTTTCTAGCTAGAGTCCATACTTCATTCagctttcctctgttttcccTAATGTCCTCTCCTGCCCCAGCACACCACCTTACGTTTAGTCGTCATGTCTCTTTAGGCCCCCTTCTTGTTgttgacagtttctcagactacTTGTTTTTGAAGGCCTTGCCAGGTTTGAGGAGTACTGGCTAGATTCTGTAGAACGCCCCTTATGATAGTAAAATGGGGTGATGGGTTTTGGGGAAGAAGGCcccagaggtaaagtgccattctcatcacatcatataaGGGTATCTGCCGTCAGTCCATACCGATTACCAAATACAAGGGTATTTGCTGTCAGTGTGATTTCTCACTGTTCACGTTCACATTAACCCCGGTCGCCTGGCTCCAGGTATCaggtttgtcaggtttctctactgtaaagttactccttttttcaaactcttttccatactgtattctttggaaggaagttacTGCctacagcccacacttaaggtaCAGGGAGTTATGCTCTACTCCCTAAGAGCAGAATATCGTgttaattatttggaattctgttTGGGGGATTTATCCATTTTCCCCCATCTATTTCTTGATTCaggcatttatttatatcagtatggactcatagaTATTTACTTTATACTTCAAGTTATAATCCAGTTCTACCATCTTACTaatttgttgctcaaattgttccagcctTGGCCATGAGGAGCTCTTTCAGTTTTGCTCCTGTGTCTCTTCAACATACATACCGTCAACATTGTGaagtgtttttggtttgttttgttttgagcacTTCGTTACATTCTGGTTCTACAAAATGTTCCAGGTTCATCTTGTGTATTTCATGCCCCAGTCCTAGGATCAGCCATTTCTCCTCAGAGCAAGTCCATGTTTAACCTAGTTTGAAAATTGTGTTCTCAACTAGAAAACTAGTAAATTTGAAGTGAAGAAAAAATGATTAACCTGCTGTTCGTTACGTGACCATGAAGAATATATCTTTGCCATCCTAGGCTTATATTgcctttttataaaataaaattgtgctATTTGCCTGTGTAAAAAGAGAATATTATAACAGGCAGTGAGATCATGTACAGGATACTTTTGAAGTTTTTGAAGAGATTCACTTGACTAGGAGTCAGAAACTGTTTTACAGCCATTTCTCTACTGACTGGATATGACCTTAAAGCAAGTTCTGTAAATTCTCTGGCCTCTCTAGAATGAGGGGATTGAATTAGATCAGTTTGGGTGATACAGTATTATTTTGTGATATCTTTCATGTGATTCAAGGTGTTAGATCAACCCTAGTACAAAATTGTGCCTAATGTACCAGGTCCCAGTAACAGAGTTATTTTACTTCTGAATGCTCACGGACACCAAGGAGACCGGTACCCATTCCCAGGCTCCACTGTAACTCTTTGTGGATAGCCTATGAAAATGGTGTACAGCTTTCCTGATGGTTCTGCTGACCCGCACAGTGGAGCTGTGAGACAaagagtgttttatttctttttttcttttgaggaaaagagaagttAAGGGACTAGTCACTGTGTCATTTCTGAAATAGGCAGCTTCCCTAGGGTGCTAAATTTAACTGAACTGTTAGTAAGGGAATGTTAATATCTACTCTCTAGGCATGCCTGTCTATTCTTTTACAAAGTTGTATTCAGTGATACTTTGTATCTGTGACACTTTATGTATGTATAGTGTCTTACTAtagtattttttatcttttactatagtattttgaaataatattcaaaatgtctttTGGCAAACGGCCTATTCATTTTGTATGTGCTAATTCTAGCAGGCTTAAAAACTATTAATCATGTTACTAATGGAAATGATAGCATTCATTACTGTAAATAAAATGctcctttctcttttaaatagAAACCAATTCTTCACCGAAGAAGGCGAGTCCGAAAGCGCAAACACCACAATAGCAGTGTGGTCACAGAAACCATTTCTGAGACCACGGAGGTCTTAGACGAGCCTTTTGAAGACTCTGACTCCGAGAGGCCGATGCCAAGATTAGAACCCACGTTTGAGATTgaccaggaggaagaggaagaggatgagAACGAGCTCTTCTCTCAAGGGTACTTCCGTCACTTGTCCTCACAGGACGTTCTCAGGTGTCGACCCGCTTCTAAGAGGAAGTCTAAAGACAGAGACGAAGACGAAGATTCAGATGATGCTGACGGTATGTTTCGCAGAGCTGTTGCTTACTGTGGTTTTCTTGTTGTGAAAGATACAGCAGTGATAGTGGCAAACCTCCAATAGAGAGGGCTGAAAGGCAGACACGACCCACTGGGCAAGTGCAGAATGACTTGCAGCCTCTGAAGAGTTGTATCAAGTGTACTCATCCTCATTTTCTCACTTAGTTTTCTGTCCTTTTATAAAAGTGCTTTTTCATAGTTCCCCCTTCAACTCAAGACCTATTTTTGCCTCTGCAGAAAATATCTTGCTGTTAGGAAATTGTTCTTTTGCCTGCTCCTTTCTCGGCCATTATCTGAATCTTTAGTCAATGGGTATATTAGACTTAGCATCAGGAAGATATTTAATTAATAACCTTTTAATGGAATGTGCAGTCTATAGACCTGGCCTGTTTTGCTAATTGTGTATGCCCAGTGCTTaaaataggcactcagtaaatattgttaaaTGACTAAGTGCTTAGAAGTGGTTCTCAAATAAGGTCAGATTCATGTAAATTGGACTTGCTTCAAATCTGTTCCTGAATCATATCTCTAATATGTCTTACTCAACAAGTAGTTAAATTTCTGATAAAAATGGTAACAGTACCTCAAAATAAGTTAAATTTTATGGCATAGCTAAAAATCCACTGATTAGATTtgttgtcatttcctttttagagatgaagaaaatgggCTTATATATGACTTGGGTCCCAAACTAGCTGTTCACGTCTAGCCTAAAGTTTCTGCCCATGTGTCGTGCTGCTTCCGTCTGCAGGGCTTGCCTTGCTGGGGTCAGATTGAGCTGCTTTGCTTTGCTGGGCGAATTTGTAGGAATCTTGTTGTCCGTGCTTGGTACATAAGCCTATAGCTTTTATGTACTAACCAGTTGGGcttttattctccttttaaaaataaattcactcaATTTCAAATCTAGTAGACAAATTGCATTTTCTTCAGTCTCATAGTTTTgtataataaatacttttaatataGTAATGACTACGTTTTTTGCTTTATCGTGCAtgattttccagaattttattaTGTTCTATTTTGAGATGTATAACTAGGAagctaaaaatttattttgtaaaacatgTGGCACTTTAGTAAAATTCTGTCTTGGATCATCGTAGATTAAAATAGTGTCCTATAAGTTCCTGTTGGGCAAATTTTTCTCTAATGTAGacatttcctttgtttattttcaggtTGTTACTGCTAACTACCTTTTCAGTCCCACCAGTGCCCCTCCCCCTCAATCCTATTAAAAAATAGGATTTGCTggtcttctctttaaaaattaatgggaaatgtggatgtacttaataccacaccaaactgtacacctaaaaatgttaaaatggtaaattttatgctgtgcatatttatagtttttagaaatagaagaaatcAATGGGGAGAAAATAATGCTAATAatcaaatttatttctaataaacCATTGTCATTGGTACATTAACTTTTGCTTCAGGTCAGTATTTGTCCGGGACTACATGCCTTGCAGCTCTTCCTATACAAACACAACATTGGCTGGGAACTGTTGGTGTAGGGTTGCTCAAACATGGCCTGGAGTAATTGGCTTGATACTACCTGAAGTAGTGATTTTGTAGAAACTAAGAAAACCAGAGCAATAATATAAATTGCGaacaggggtggggggaaagaaggagaaatgAGCTGATGTGTAATTTACACAATAAAGACAGCTTGTCTAAAGTAGCTGTAGGAACTATTTAGTATTTGCATCCTTATAAagcttatttccattttaaagatggtgaAACTGAATATTAAGAGTAACTCTCCAAAGCCATGCAGTTGGTGATGATAAACTTGAACCTAGTGGGTGGGCCAGGATCCTCTCGTTGTTCTGCCGGTTCACTGTGTGACTTTAGAGGATATCATGGAATGGGTGTCTCCTTTAGATCCTTAACTTGAAAGTGAAGATAGGAGTTCAGGATGATTATTAAAATCATTTCTGTTGTACGTGTGGTCTCAGAAAGAGGCACTAAAAAATACAAGACCCtgtaatctgtttttattttttatccctcCTGTGCAGACACTCCTATCCTAAAGCCAGTATCTCTTTTGAGAAAATGTGATGTGAAGGATTCTCCACTTGAGCCAGATACGTCCACGCccatgaaaaagaagaagggaTGGCCCAAGGGCAAGAGCCGCAAACCAGTCCACTGGAAGAAAAGACCTGGTCGCAAGCCGGGACTTAAGCTGAATCGGGAGCTGGCAGCCGTTTCTACTCGAGAATGCGTTGTTGAGCCTGTTGTCCCCCTTCCTGAGCCTGGACGTGAACCCCAAGTTCAAGAGAACCAGGAAGCTGTTGGACCACGAGAAGACTTGCCtttaagggaggaaaggaaggaaggggaggagctGCCCCTGGAagcggaggagggggaggaaggggaggaggaggaggacaccACCAGCAGTGACGTCAGGGCAGCCTCTCCGGCAGACAGTTGCAGCCCCGAGACTGGAGCCAAGGGGCCTGAGGtgggtgaggaggaggaggagccccgCGCCCCTATGGGGCAGCAGCCGTCGGAGGAGGGGCCGCAGGACCTGGCTCAGCGTGCacgtgaggaggaggaggaggaggaagaggaggaggaggacgccGCTGCGGAGACCCAGCAGAGCGAAGACCGCGATGCGGATGATGAGGACGACGGCCACCTGGAGTCCACAGAGAAGAAGGGGCCGGAGGAGCAGCCGGCTGGGGGCGACGTCAAGGAGGAGCACGGTGGCCAGGAGTCTTTTTTAGATCTTGATGTGCACAGCAGTCGGGAGCACGCAAAAGACAAGGAGGAGACAGAGCCGGATTCCGAAGAGGAGCAGACTTCCCACGAAGCATCCGTGGTCTCGGAGCACATGCCAGGCTCTGAGGACGACCACGAGGAGGACTCCCACTCTAAAGAAGAGCTGCTGCAGCTGAAAGAGGAGGCGGAGATCCCTCACAGTGACCTGGATCTGGAAACCGTGCAGGCTGTGCAGTCTTTGACTCAGGAGGAGAGCAGCGAGCATGAGGGCGCCTACCAGGACTGCGAGGAAACCCTGGCGGCCTGTCAGACCCTGCAGAGCTACACCCAGGCCGACGAGGACCCGCAGCTGCCCCTGGTGGAGGACTGCCACGCCTCGGAGCACAACAGCCCGCTGTCTTCTGTCCAGTCCCACCCCAGCCAGTCGGTGCGCTCGGTCGGCAGTCCCAGCGTGCCTGCCCTCGAAGGGGGCTACACCCAGATCAGCCCGGAGCAAGGATCCCTGTCCGCGCCGTCTATGCAGAACATGGAGACCAGCCCCATGATGGATGTGCCTTCCGTATCGGACCACTCCCAGCAGGTGGTGGACAGCGGCTTCAGCGACCTGGGCAGCATCGAGAGCACCACGGAGAACTATGAGAACCCCAGCAGTTACGACTCCACTATGGGCGGCAGCATCTGCGGGAACAGCTCCTCCCAGAGCAGCTGCTCCTACGGCGGCCTGTCGTCCTCCAGCAGCCTCACCCAGAACAGCTGCGTGGTCACCCAGCAGATGGCCGGTGTGGGCGGCAGCTGCAGCCTGATGCCGCAGAGCAGCGTCCCACCTGCCGCCGCCACCTGCAGCATCAAGTCCCCTCAGAGCTGCGCAGTGGAGCGGCCTCCCAGCACCCAGCAGCCACCGCCGCCCCAGCCGCCCCCGCAAGCGCCGCCCGCCCCGCCGccggccccgccgcccccgccacCGCCACCGGCCCCGCaaccgccgcccccgcccccgcagccccagcccccggccccgcccccgcagcagcagcagcccccgCTGTCCCAGTGCAGCATGAACAGCAGTTTCACCCCAGCGCCCATGATCATGGAGATCCCAGAATCTGGAAGCACGGGGAACATCAGCATCTACGAGAGGATCCCTGGGGACTTCGGAGCCGGCAGCTACTCCCAGCCGTCAGCCACCTTCAGTCTAGCCAAGTTGCAGCAGCTGACCAACACCATTATGGACCCTCATGCCATGCCTTATAGCCATTCTCCTGCTGTGACTTCCTATGCAACCAGTGTTTCTCTGTCCAACACGGGACTGGCTCAGCTGGCTCCGTCGCACCCCTTGGCTGGGACCCCTCAAGCACAAGCCACCATGACGCCGCCCCCGAACTTGGCCTCCACTACCATGAACCTCACGTCCCCTCTGCTGCAGTGCAACATGTCTGCCACCAACATTGGCATTCCCCACACTCAGAGGCTGCAAGGGCAGATGCCAGTCAAGGGGCACATCTCCATCCGCTCCAAGTCCGCGCCCCTGCCCTCCGCGGCAGCTCACCAGCAGCAGCTGTATGGCCGCAGCCCACCTGCGGTCGCCATGCAGGCTGGCCCTCGTGCGTTGGCTGTTCAGCGTGGCATGAACATGGGGGTTAATTTGATGCCAACCCCCGCCTATAATGTCAATTCCATGAATATGAACACCTTGAACGCCATGAACAGCTATCGGATGACGCAGCCCATGATGAACAGCAGTTACCATAGTAACCCTGCCTACATGAACCAGACAGCACAGTATCCTATGCAGATGCAGATGGGGATGATGGGGAGCCAGGCCTATACCCAGCAGCCTATGCAGCCAAACCCTCATGGAAACATGATGTACACGGGCCCCTCCCATCACAGCTACATGAACGCTGCTGGCGTGCCCAAGCAGTCACTCAACGGACCTTACATGAGAAGATGAGCAAGACGAACTTGcagttaaaaacttaaatatatataaataaaggaaCCTTTTATACTGACAAACCAGAGAAAAATGGACCTTTTTTCCAGTTAAAATATTGCTGTAGATTTAGAGGaatttttctttggtttattttattttttagaaaacctGGTcttctcttttttggggggttcATTTTGTTCTGGGTTTTGGTTTTCTTCACAATCTTGAACATTTTACAATAGAACTCATCTAAAAATGGATTTGGGGATGGGGAAACATGCACAAAAatcttttcataattaaaaagagCCTTACTTTCTTTACACACCACATGGACAGACTTTGTGTAAGAgtgaattatctttattttattttaagatgtaTGTTTCCCCTCAGTGTTTGCAGCTCCCAATgttgtcatttttaaatgttatatatacatcTCGAGGGTTAGCCAgaccctttcctccacacccagcCTTTCATTCCCTACTTCATTCCAGCAGGAGGCACTTATGGGAGACTCGGACGGGGACATGGAGAACAACCCAAGCTCCTTAaacttattattattgttaatattattattattattaataaagtgAGGCAGGAAAATGCTTCTTCTCTTAAAATCCCCTCcactccctacacacacacaaacacacacacacacacacacctcttgaAACCTTTCCACAAGAATATTTCTATAAGTGAACTTCAttgaaatgtttgtttttcttaaatcaagtgtaatataatttttttttaaactactccCACTCAGCACTCAGAGACACAAAAATACTGTAAGTCTCAGTTAACAGCAGAATCTCAGAGGAAAGCTGTTTGCAGTCCTAATCCAGCCTTGGAGGAATAGATGGTCAATTAACAATCAAAAAGAGGCAATTAACCTCTTGTTTTTTACCACCtggtgaatcagccatacgcacATATTCCACGCAGCCTCTTGTTTTTAGTATGTACTTTGAGATGCCAAGGGTCTTGATTCTTGAGCCTTTGACTCTGATTAAACTCAAACAGCAGTCCCCAGTGATTAGCCTCTTACATTCTCACGTAAAGCGTTGGTGGATGACTGTACATGTCAGTGATTTGAGAAATACCTGACTAACCTTTGACACTGTTTACTTTGTGTTGGAAGAGATGACGCAGAATGTGTGTCGTGAGGGAGATCGTGGTGTGAGTTTTATAGCTACTTCAGTGATACATACCTCtagttttcctttgtcttttgagATCCTGAGTTCCTCCCCTGTGAATCAGAGTGCGCCAGCCCCTCTCCTGTGAGTGGCTGAAGAGAAGAGGGATTAAACCAACCACCAGCATAGTAGGGCAAATCTGGACAGCAGGGTTTTAGCAGGCTCCTGTGTTGCTCCcagcttcattctcttttctcttgtgCAGCCAGTTCGCCCATTCTCTTCTTGTTACTTGCTCCAGggataggtaaaaaaaaaatatatatatatatgtatatgtatatatatatatacatatatacgttcCATCATTAGAAGATGGAGACTATTATACCACTTGGTATGTGCAGTCAAATATCCAAAAGGGGGAAGTACTGCTTAAAGAAATATCTGTAAGCATTAAATTCTCTCctttatttgtacattttatataGATAAATTTTTGAAGTACAAATTAGgcattaaattttttcaaatgcacaggtttgttgggtttttttataCACTTTAATTGACTTTCTCAATTAAACGTGTTAGGTAGAAAAAGGCAGAATTCCACATCTTACCGCTATCGATTCTGAGCATGTGCAAGGCTGTGTAGGACCCAGTTTCTCTGTATATACTGTTCCAGTTCCCAGTCCTCTGTGTAGAACGTGCACTGTGCTGCCCTCTGCCTACTCTTCGGCGCTGTCATTGCTTCCTGGTTGGGGTGGGGACGGGGTGggtcgggagggagggaggtgtatTGGGAGGAGGGTGGGTCAAGGCAGAAGGAGAAGCTGTTGAAATGAGGGCCGTGAATTCAGTTTCTGTTGGTTTGCGGTTgtgtttgggtttgtttctttaaaaaaaaaaaaaatttcaatcagGCAGCTCCCTTTTCCACAAGCCTTTTTGTGACTTTAGAACTATTGTAGAGAAAATGTTCTTTtctatattataaaagaaattatCCAACACAGTAATATTGGTACCTGTCATTTTTtcacttctgtttaaaaaaatgtatttttagcaAGATAACTTGGGTAAtcttctaaaaaaagaaatttaaaaactcactgTTAGTGACTTTGATGCCTTTTAAAATAAgagctttttcatttcattccatctttaaaattttttatctttgttgtagaatattaaaaactattttaagaaagataaaaattctctttaaagAGATCTCTAGAGTGTGTGAATAGAGCTCCAGATGCCTCTAAAAGCCGCATGTACAAATGAAGCTAAGTCTATTCctgtctgtttatatttgcttttcctgTTTTGTAACCTCTTTGTACTTTGTTCATGGTGACTCGTAAGCTAAGGGGAAGGGGTGCCTAGATGCCTTTGTACTTCTCCATGTCACGCGCTCCTGGGCCAGCTGGTCTCCTTCCTCTCCTGTATGTAAtatcactttttttccccctttctagcAAGTACTTTCAAAAGAACTCTGtacattttaacattaaaaaaaaaataaattatgttgagCCATTTTGGATGTCTGTCTTGCATGTGGAATTTTTCTCCCTTCCAAGTGTTTCAAattctctgattctttttctACACACAGAGACTTAGAAATATAAGccttttcatgttcttctttATGTAGCAAGTATAAGTTTATGACCTTTGAAATTTCAGTTTTCACTCATAATGTGTTTCAGTGCCAAGAATATAGATGGTTTTcccttttccaaagaaaatggtATTATAACCTCACTTTGGATTTTTTAGGGAAACCCATTTGAAAACCTTCTAAAGAGATTGTAATTCCTCcaaccaaaaaaaggaaatacagttgCAATAACAAGTAGCTCCCACTTGGAACAAagtgttttttctcatttcagttgACTTGATTATGTAATCTAGGAAGATTTGCCAGAAATCCGGGCCCTAAATACTGATGATCTTTTCTGATGCGTTCTGAGTTAATGTGCTCGCCTCTCATCATTAACAACTTTGCATATAAGGCAGATTCCAGAATTAGATTTAGCTTTGGGAAGCTAACAGCTTCCTGGGGTACAGGGGTGAGGCAGACACAGGTTTTCATGCCCTCCTGACTTGATCTGCTGTTCCTTGCCGCTGAGTTAGGAATTTAGGAAGTGATGTGAACACTGTCTGTAGCAGGCGTTTGTTCTAAACTTTGTGCCATTGAAGTTTTAGGCCATAGAGTCATGTCATCTCTGGAAAATAAATGGCTTGTCTCCCTTGATTTCTTGCTTCATAGTCACAGTTTGAGCCCAAGACTGCCACTGCTCTACGCAGTTACTAGTGAATTGTCCCAAAGACATACTGCCTTTGCTACTGCAAACTACCTGCTTTAAGTGAGTTCAGCATAACAACAATTATGATTTTTCTACAAGGAGGTGATGTGACCAAAGAATATACTACAGATTTCATTGAAGTGCTAACAACCCTCACTATGTATTACATGTAAACTGTAACTTGAGGAATCTCATGTGTAGCCAACGCTCTCCTTTACCGTCTACATCCGGCCTTTTCACTCTCAGAAGGTACATGTTGGGGGAATCGGCAACACATTTGACTAACGTGTGTACTGCTGAGAGCCTTGGTCTACCGGTTTTCGAATCTACTGCCATGCCTTCAGTTACTAGGGTTCCAGGGATCAGTTTCCTATACGGCCTCTCTGAGCATCTCAGGTGGTGCCAACTTCTTCTGTAGTGTGGTGAGAACCGTGTGTATTCCCTGAACACCGAGTGTCAGGTTGACAGCTCTAGCTCTTTAGGTGAGAATTACTGCGTTAGGTTCTCCCTGGGACACCCTCAGCGGTGTA includes:
- the KAT6A gene encoding histone acetyltransferase KAT6A isoform X1, giving the protein MVKLANPLYTEWILEAIKKVKKQKQRPSEERICNAVSSSHGLDRKTVLEQLELSVKDGTILKVSNKGLNSYKDPDNPGRIALPKPRNHGKVDNKQNVDWNKLIKRAVEGLAESGGSTLKSIERFLKGQKDVSALFGGGAASGFHQQLRLAIKRAVGHGRLLKDGPLYRLNTKATNVDGKESCESLSSLPPVSLLPHEKDKPVAEPIPICSFCLGTKDQNREKKPEELISCADCGNSGHPSCLKFSPELTVRVKALRWQCIECKTCSSCRDQGKNADNMLFCDSCDRGFHMECCDPPLTRMPKGMWICQICRPRKKGRKLLQKKAAQIKRRYANPIGRPKNRLKKQNTVSKGPFSKVRTGPGRGRKRKITLSSQSASSSEDGYLEQIDGLDFCRDGSVPLKFNKKTKGLIDGLTKFFTPSPDGRKPRGEVVDYSEQYRVRKKGNRKSSTSDWPTDNQDGWDGKQESEERLFGSQEIMTEKDMELFRDIQEQALQKVGVTGPPDPQVRCPSVIEFGKYEIHTWYSSPYPQEYSRLPKLYLCEFCLKYMKSRTILQQHMKKCGWFHPPANEIYRKNNISVFEVDGNVSTIYCQNLCLLAKLFLDHKTLYYDVEPFLFYVLTQNDVKGCHLVGYFSKEKHCQQKYNVSCIMILPQYQRKGYGRFLIDFSYLLSKREGQAGSPEKPLSDLGRLSYMAYWKSVILECLYHQNDKQISIKKLSKLTGICPQDITSTLHHLRMLDFRSDQFVIIRREKLIQDHMAKLQLNLRPVDVDPECLRWTPVIVSNSVVSEEEEEEEEEEEEEEEEEEEEEEGEQEEPQSQEGELEPSVGKSASRENKEQDSYSSIESEKKPEVTAPASSTRLNKQVLPRDSLPANNQPSRRGRWRRKNRKAQERFGDEDSKLLLEETSAPPEQYGDCEEKSETCQEEYTEGQEQSAASQEQPSQDAKPDGPKRRPSEGLELWRGPLKKSPEPLKCGLPESHDRLPRRYSEGRYSDGDRALLRGCSESSEEEGEPESPRSSSPPVLTKPTLKRKKPILHRRRRVRKRKHHNSSVVTETISETTEVLDEPFEDSDSERPMPRLEPTFEIDQEEEEEDENELFSQGYFRHLSSQDVLRCRPASKRKSKDRDEDEDSDDADDTPILKPVSLLRKCDVKDSPLEPDTSTPMKKKKGWPKGKSRKPVHWKKRPGRKPGLKLNRELAAVSTRECVVEPVVPLPEPGREPQVQENQEAVGPREDLPLREERKEGEELPLEAEEGEEGEEEEDTTSSDVRAASPADSCSPETGAKGPEVGEEEEEPRAPMGQQPSEEGPQDLAQRAREEEEEEEEEEEDAAAETQQSEDRDADDEDDGHLESTEKKGPEEQPAGGDVKEEHGGQESFLDLDVHSSREHAKDKEETEPDSEEEQTSHEASVVSEHMPGSEDDHEEDSHSKEELLQLKEEAEIPHSDLDLETVQAVQSLTQEESSEHEGAYQDCEETLAACQTLQSYTQADEDPQLPLVEDCHASEHNSPLSSVQSHPSQSVRSVGSPSVPALEGGYTQISPEQGSLSAPSMQNMETSPMMDVPSVSDHSQQVVDSGFSDLGSIESTTENYENPSSYDSTMGGSICGNSSSQSSCSYGGLSSSSSLTQNSCVVTQQMAGVGGSCSLMPQSSVPPAAATCSIKSPQSCAVERPPSTQQPPPPQPPPQAPPAPPPAPPPPPPPPAPQPPPPPPQPQPPAPPPQQQQPPLSQCSMNSSFTPAPMIMEIPESGSTGNISIYERIPGDFGAGSYSQPSATFSLAKLQQLTNTIMDPHAMPYSHSPAVTSYATSVSLSNTGLAQLAPSHPLAGTPQAQATMTPPPNLASTTMNLTSPLLQCNMSATNIGIPHTQRLQGQMPVKGHISIRSKSAPLPSAAAHQQQLYGRSPPAVAMQAGPRALAVQRGMNMGVNLMPTPAYNVNSMNMNTLNAMNSYRMTQPMMNSSYHSNPAYMNQTAQYPMQMQMGMMGSQAYTQQPMQPNPHGNMMYTGPSHHSYMNAAGVPKQSLNGPYMRR